Proteins encoded together in one Flavobacterium keumense window:
- the ftsA gene encoding cell division protein FtsA, with product MEKDNIAVGLDIGTTKIVAMIGKKNEYGKLEILGVGKSKSLGVARGVVNNITQTIQSIQHAVKEAENNSGYKIKDCVVGIAGQHIRSIQHTDYISRSNPEEVIGGNDIQMLIDQVNKLAMLPGEEIIHVLPQEFKIDGQAEIKEPIGMYGGRLESSFHVVVGQASSIRNVGRCIHDSGIELSGLTLEPLASSDAVLSQEEKEAGVALIDIGGGTTDLAIFKDGIIRHTAVIPFGGNVITEDIKEGCSIIEKQAELLKVKFGSAWPGENKENEIVSIPGLRGREPKEISLKNLSKIIHARVVEIIEQVFVEIKAYGHEDPRKKLIAGIVLTGGGSQLQHIKQLVEYITGMDTRIGYPNEHLAGNSSEEISSPLYATAVGLVMNSIQNQTQSAVKITQTPAPEIPEYKAPEVEIKAPSEAPNIVAKQEEVVKNEPESTETKIRKSFFDRYVDKIKEFLDNAE from the coding sequence ATGGAAAAAGATAATATTGCAGTAGGACTTGATATTGGGACAACTAAGATTGTCGCAATGATAGGTAAGAAAAATGAATACGGAAAGCTAGAAATTTTGGGTGTTGGAAAATCCAAAAGTTTAGGTGTGGCGAGAGGAGTTGTAAATAATATTACACAAACAATTCAGTCTATTCAACATGCTGTAAAGGAAGCAGAAAATAACTCAGGTTATAAAATTAAGGATTGTGTAGTAGGTATTGCGGGTCAGCATATTCGTAGTATTCAACATACAGATTATATCAGCAGAAGCAATCCCGAAGAAGTGATAGGGGGGAATGATATTCAAATGTTGATTGATCAAGTAAATAAATTAGCAATGCTTCCTGGTGAAGAAATTATTCACGTACTGCCTCAAGAATTTAAAATTGATGGGCAAGCCGAAATAAAAGAACCAATCGGGATGTATGGCGGACGTCTAGAATCTAGTTTCCACGTAGTTGTGGGGCAGGCTTCGTCAATCAGAAACGTGGGACGTTGTATTCACGATTCTGGAATCGAATTGTCTGGTTTAACATTAGAGCCGTTGGCTTCATCTGACGCTGTTTTGAGTCAAGAAGAAAAAGAAGCAGGAGTGGCGTTAATTGATATTGGTGGTGGAACTACCGATTTAGCAATTTTTAAAGACGGAATAATTCGCCATACGGCTGTAATTCCTTTTGGAGGTAATGTAATTACCGAAGATATTAAAGAAGGGTGCTCTATTATAGAAAAGCAAGCCGAATTATTAAAGGTAAAATTTGGTTCCGCTTGGCCGGGAGAAAATAAAGAAAACGAAATTGTTTCTATTCCTGGATTAAGAGGAAGAGAGCCTAAAGAGATTTCATTAAAGAATTTGTCTAAGATAATTCATGCGCGCGTAGTGGAGATTATTGAACAAGTTTTTGTTGAAATTAAAGCCTACGGTCATGAAGACCCAAGAAAAAAATTAATCGCAGGAATTGTTCTAACAGGTGGAGGTTCACAATTGCAACACATTAAGCAATTAGTAGAATACATCACCGGAATGGATACCAGAATTGGATATCCCAACGAGCATTTAGCAGGCAATTCAAGCGAAGAAATATCAAGTCCCTTATACGCAACAGCTGTAGGTTTGGTGATGAATAGTATTCAAAATCAAACTCAAAGTGCAGTAAAAATTACTCAGACTCCAGCCCCAGAAATTCCTGAGTATAAAGCCCCAGAAGTTGAGATAAAAGCACCTTCAGAAGCACCTAATATTGTAGCAAAACAAGAAGAGGTTGTGAAAAATGAGCCCGAATCAACCGAAACTAAAATTAGAAAATCATTCTTTGATCGCTATGTAGATAAAATCAAGGAATTTTTAGATAATGCAGAATAA
- a CDS encoding UDP-N-acetylmuramoyl-L-alanyl-D-glutamate--2,6-diaminopimelate ligase, producing the protein MSILKDILYKVAIEAIQGSTEITIGKIDFDSRKMEQNDVFVAIRGTISDGHDFIGKAIELGAKAIVCESIPENIVKGITYIQVTDTNTALATLAANYFDNPSQKLRLVGVTGTNGKTTIASLLYQLYKKAGYKVGLLSTVKIMVDEVEFKATHTTPDSITINHYLAKMVAAGVEYCFMEVSSHGIHQKRTEALHFVGGVFTNLSHDHLDYHATFAEYRDVKKSFFDHLPKTAFALSNLDDKNGPVLLQNTVAKKCTYALKSYADYKAQILESQLSGLLLKINGNEVWVKLIGTFNAYNLLAIYGTAIELGMDSLEALRLLSELESVSGRFQYIVSEGNITAIVDYAHTPDALENVLKTINDIRTKNEQLITVVGCGGNRDKAKRPVMGSIASDLSDKAILTSDNPRNEDAEVIISEMEQGVAPQNFKRILSITDRKQAIKTACQLAQPNDIILIAGKGHETYQEINGVRHDFDDMKIVKELLEQLHK; encoded by the coding sequence GTGAGTATCTTAAAAGACATATTGTATAAAGTAGCTATCGAAGCGATACAAGGTTCGACAGAAATTACTATTGGTAAAATCGATTTTGATTCCAGAAAAATGGAACAAAATGATGTTTTTGTAGCCATTCGAGGTACTATTTCTGATGGACACGATTTCATTGGAAAAGCTATTGAATTAGGAGCAAAAGCAATTGTTTGTGAAAGCATTCCAGAAAATATAGTGAAAGGAATTACCTATATTCAAGTTACAGACACTAATACAGCTTTAGCAACTCTAGCGGCTAATTATTTTGATAACCCGTCACAAAAATTACGATTGGTTGGTGTGACTGGAACCAATGGCAAGACTACTATTGCATCATTATTGTATCAATTGTATAAAAAAGCGGGATACAAAGTAGGCTTACTTTCTACCGTAAAAATTATGGTAGATGAAGTAGAATTTAAAGCTACACATACTACACCTGATTCGATTACTATTAATCATTATCTAGCAAAAATGGTAGCTGCTGGAGTGGAGTACTGTTTTATGGAGGTGAGTTCACACGGAATTCATCAAAAACGTACCGAAGCTCTGCATTTTGTTGGTGGCGTATTTACTAATTTGTCTCACGACCATTTGGATTATCATGCCACGTTTGCGGAGTATAGAGATGTAAAAAAATCATTCTTTGATCATTTACCAAAAACAGCTTTTGCTTTATCTAATCTAGACGATAAAAACGGACCTGTTTTATTACAAAATACAGTAGCTAAAAAATGTACTTATGCCCTAAAGTCGTATGCAGATTATAAAGCACAAATTTTAGAAAGTCAATTATCTGGTTTGTTGTTGAAGATTAATGGCAATGAAGTTTGGGTAAAATTAATAGGAACTTTTAATGCTTATAATTTATTAGCCATCTACGGTACGGCGATTGAATTAGGAATGGATAGCTTGGAAGCACTTCGATTATTATCGGAGTTAGAAAGTGTTTCAGGGCGTTTCCAATATATTGTTTCAGAGGGCAATATTACCGCGATTGTTGATTATGCACATACGCCAGACGCTTTGGAAAACGTGTTGAAAACGATTAACGATATCCGTACCAAAAACGAACAATTAATCACTGTTGTGGGTTGTGGAGGGAATCGCGATAAAGCAAAACGTCCCGTAATGGGAAGTATTGCATCAGACTTAAGCGATAAAGCAATTTTGACTTCGGATAATCCTAGAAATGAGGATGCCGAAGTAATCATTAGCGAAATGGAACAAGGAGTTGCACCGCAAAACTTTAAAAGAATTTTATCGATTACCGATAGAAAGCAAGCAATTAAAACTGCTTGTCAATTGGCTCAGCCTAATGATATTATTTTAATCGCCGGGAAAGGTCATGAAACCTATCAAGAAATCAATGGTGTTCGCCACGATTTTGACGATATGAAAATTGTAAAAGAACTATTAGAACAACTCCATAAATAG
- the murG gene encoding undecaprenyldiphospho-muramoylpentapeptide beta-N-acetylglucosaminyltransferase has translation MRTYKFILSGGGTGGHIYPAIAIANELKSRFPESEILFVGAQDKMEMQKVPQAGYPIKGLWIAGLQRRLTFDNALFPVKLLSSLLKSRQIIKQFKPDVVIGTGGFASGPLLQMANSAGIPTVIQEQNSYPGITNKLLSKKANAICVAYEKLERFFPKEKIVLTGNPVRQDLIAIDGKRAEGLAHFNLDPNKKTILILGGSLGARRINQLIEKELEFFASQKVQLLWQCGKLYFEEYQKYNSDNVQVMAFVERMDLVYAAADIVISRAGASSVSELCIVGKPVIFIPSPNVAEDHQTKNAQSVADKNGAILIRESELDTAFESTFSDLITNESKQNELSRNIKNLALPNATKAIVEEILKLIK, from the coding sequence ATGAGAACATACAAATTCATATTAAGCGGAGGAGGAACAGGAGGACATATTTATCCAGCAATTGCTATCGCTAATGAATTGAAATCTCGTTTTCCTGAATCAGAAATTCTTTTCGTGGGTGCACAGGACAAAATGGAAATGCAAAAAGTGCCTCAGGCCGGGTATCCCATAAAAGGACTTTGGATTGCAGGCTTGCAAAGACGACTGACTTTTGATAATGCGTTGTTTCCAGTAAAGTTATTGAGTAGTTTGTTGAAGTCAAGACAAATTATTAAACAATTCAAACCTGATGTAGTAATTGGTACAGGAGGTTTTGCGAGTGGACCTTTGTTGCAAATGGCTAATAGTGCAGGGATACCTACTGTAATTCAAGAGCAAAATTCCTATCCTGGAATTACTAATAAATTATTGAGCAAGAAAGCCAATGCGATTTGTGTTGCTTACGAAAAACTAGAGCGCTTTTTTCCTAAAGAGAAAATCGTTTTAACCGGCAATCCTGTTCGTCAAGACTTGATTGCAATTGATGGTAAAAGAGCTGAAGGACTAGCACATTTTAATTTAGATCCAAATAAAAAGACCATTCTAATTTTGGGTGGGAGCTTGGGTGCGCGTCGCATCAATCAGTTGATTGAAAAAGAGTTGGAATTTTTCGCTTCGCAAAAAGTACAATTGCTTTGGCAATGCGGAAAATTGTATTTTGAAGAGTACCAAAAATACAATTCAGATAACGTACAGGTGATGGCCTTTGTAGAACGAATGGATTTGGTTTACGCTGCGGCAGATATTGTGATTTCGAGAGCGGGAGCTTCTTCTGTTTCGGAATTGTGCATTGTGGGGAAACCGGTGATTTTTATTCCGTCTCCTAATGTAGCCGAAGACCATCAAACTAAAAATGCTCAATCAGTTGCCGATAAAAATGGCGCTATTTTGATTCGTGAAAGTGAATTAGATACCGCTTTTGAATCAACTTTTTCAGATTTGATTACCAATGAAAGTAAGCAAAACGAATTGAGTCGAAACATCAAAAACTTGGCGTTGCCAAATGCAACCAAAGCCATAGTAGAAGAGATACTAAAACTAATAAAATAA
- a CDS encoding FtsW/RodA/SpoVE family cell cycle protein: MKQLLSNLKGDKVIWSFLALLALFSFMPVFSASTNLAFGRDGDGNTLAYLIKHLAHLGMGFMIIYFVHKVPYHYFRVISRIGLPFVWALLVLTLFKGTHIGGANASRWLQLPFIGISFQTSSIAAIMLYIYVARYLSKTRETPITFKSSLFELWLPVFVTLALILPANFSTTALMFAMVVMVAFIGKYQLKYIGFIIGMAIAGLLLFFLLAKALPNSKFFSRVGTWTSRIENFSSDKPGEDDYQIEKAKIAIASGNLYGLGPGKSVQRHFLPQSSSDFIFAIIIEEYGLVGGLLVLGLYLLLLFRFVIAAHKANTLFGKLVVISLGFPMIFQALINMAVAVELLPVTGQTLPLISSGGSSIWMTCFALGIIINVTKKEEEIEQEQKEAAKREEALQKLIDQQLEADEHKISENYSIQDSSKNPIDAVINK, encoded by the coding sequence ATGAAACAGCTATTAAGCAATCTAAAAGGAGATAAGGTAATTTGGTCATTCTTGGCTTTATTGGCTTTGTTTTCCTTTATGCCTGTTTTTAGCGCCAGTACTAATTTAGCTTTTGGTCGTGATGGAGATGGTAATACATTAGCATATTTAATAAAACATTTGGCTCATTTAGGGATGGGTTTTATGATTATTTACTTTGTTCATAAAGTGCCATATCATTATTTTAGAGTCATTTCTAGGATAGGACTTCCTTTTGTTTGGGCATTATTAGTCCTTACTCTTTTTAAAGGGACTCATATTGGAGGAGCCAATGCCAGTCGTTGGTTACAGTTGCCATTTATTGGAATTTCATTTCAAACATCCTCAATTGCTGCTATAATGCTATACATCTATGTAGCTCGTTATCTTTCAAAAACAAGAGAAACTCCTATTACGTTTAAATCTTCTTTATTCGAATTGTGGTTGCCTGTATTTGTCACGTTGGCATTGATTTTGCCTGCCAACTTTTCTACTACAGCCTTAATGTTTGCTATGGTAGTTATGGTGGCTTTCATTGGTAAGTACCAATTAAAATATATTGGTTTTATTATTGGAATGGCAATTGCAGGGCTATTACTTTTCTTTTTGTTAGCAAAGGCATTACCTAATTCTAAATTTTTTAGTAGGGTAGGTACATGGACAAGTCGAATCGAAAATTTTAGTTCAGATAAACCTGGTGAAGATGACTACCAAATTGAAAAAGCTAAAATCGCAATTGCTTCAGGAAACCTATATGGTTTAGGTCCTGGGAAAAGTGTTCAAAGGCATTTTTTACCACAATCATCTTCTGATTTTATCTTTGCAATTATTATTGAAGAATATGGTTTAGTAGGAGGATTACTTGTACTTGGATTATATCTTTTACTGCTCTTTCGATTTGTAATCGCTGCCCATAAGGCCAATACACTCTTTGGAAAATTAGTTGTTATTAGTTTAGGTTTTCCAATGATCTTTCAGGCCTTAATTAATATGGCGGTAGCTGTAGAATTATTGCCTGTAACTGGACAAACCTTACCTCTGATAAGTAGTGGAGGTAGTTCTATTTGGATGACTTGCTTTGCACTTGGAATTATTATCAATGTGACCAAGAAAGAAGAAGAAATCGAACAAGAACAAAAAGAAGCTGCCAAACGTGAAGAAGCACTTCAAAAATTAATAGACCAACAGTTAGAGGCAGACGAACATAAGATATCAGAAAATTACTCCATACAAGACAGTTCAAAAAACCCAATAGATGCAGTCATCAATAAATAG
- the murD gene encoding UDP-N-acetylmuramoyl-L-alanine--D-glutamate ligase produces the protein MRLVVLGGGESGVGTAILGKKKGYEVFVSDFGKIKENYKEVLNHNAIAWEEETHTESLILNADVVMKSPGIPDKSPIVKKLIENGIKVISEIEFAAPFTKAITIGITGSNGKTTTTMLTYHLLKSAGLNVGLGGNIGKSFAWQVADNDFDYYVLELSSFQLDGIINYKPHIAIITNISPDHLDRYDYKYENYIDSKFRITMNQTEEDYLIYDAEDEAIANWLTKNKTKATLIPFSLSPIFTEGAFIKDNKMEVKMMNHEEFSMETESIALEGKHNMKNAMAATSVAKLMQIRNATIRESLSNFQGVEHRLEKVLKIQNVQYINDSKATNVNASFFALDSMTTPTVWIVGGVDKGNDYNELMSLVHEKVKGIICLGVDNKKIIDAFGNVVDVMVEVDNMIDAVRMAQHMAEKGDTVLLSPACASFDLFENYEDRGRQFKQAVYNL, from the coding sequence ATGAGATTAGTTGTTTTAGGTGGTGGCGAAAGCGGAGTGGGAACAGCCATTCTGGGAAAGAAAAAAGGATATGAAGTTTTTGTGTCCGATTTTGGAAAGATAAAAGAAAATTACAAAGAAGTTCTTAATCATAATGCAATAGCTTGGGAAGAGGAAACACATACAGAATCTTTGATTTTGAATGCAGATGTGGTGATGAAAAGTCCTGGAATTCCTGATAAATCCCCCATTGTGAAAAAGCTAATCGAAAACGGAATCAAGGTAATTTCAGAAATTGAGTTTGCTGCTCCTTTTACCAAAGCGATTACAATAGGGATTACAGGGAGTAATGGTAAAACAACTACTACGATGTTGACCTATCATTTGCTCAAATCAGCAGGATTGAATGTGGGATTGGGAGGAAACATCGGAAAAAGTTTTGCTTGGCAGGTTGCCGACAATGATTTTGATTACTACGTTTTAGAGTTGAGTAGTTTTCAATTGGACGGAATTATTAATTATAAACCACATATCGCCATTATAACGAATATTAGTCCAGATCATTTGGATCGTTACGATTACAAGTATGAAAATTACATCGATTCGAAGTTTAGAATTACAATGAATCAAACTGAAGAAGATTATTTGATTTATGACGCCGAAGACGAAGCTATAGCCAATTGGTTAACAAAAAATAAAACAAAAGCAACATTAATTCCTTTCTCGTTGAGCCCAATTTTCACAGAAGGAGCCTTTATAAAAGATAATAAAATGGAAGTAAAGATGATGAATCACGAAGAATTTTCAATGGAAACAGAATCAATCGCATTAGAAGGGAAACACAACATGAAGAATGCAATGGCAGCAACTTCTGTGGCTAAATTAATGCAAATTAGAAACGCAACCATTAGAGAAAGCTTGTCTAATTTTCAAGGAGTAGAACACCGTTTAGAAAAAGTATTGAAAATTCAAAACGTACAATACATCAACGATTCTAAAGCAACTAATGTGAATGCTTCTTTCTTTGCTTTGGATAGTATGACCACTCCAACAGTTTGGATTGTTGGAGGTGTTGATAAAGGAAATGATTACAACGAATTGATGTCTTTGGTTCATGAAAAAGTAAAAGGAATTATTTGCTTGGGTGTAGACAATAAAAAAATCATTGATGCTTTTGGAAATGTGGTTGATGTAATGGTAGAAGTAGACAATATGATTGATGCAGTTCGAATGGCACAACATATGGCAGAGAAAGGAGATACGGTTTTATTGTCTCCGGCTTGTGCTAGTTTTGATTTATTCGAAAATTACGAAGACAGAGGAAGACAATTCAAGCAAGCGGTATATAATCTCTAA
- a CDS encoding cell division protein FtsQ/DivIB: MKKINWITIRLVLMFGVVIFLFSFTSNRNGNRKLVGSKIFFVEENNPFIKQETVNKLLIEKNGEALAIRKDKLDLNKLENAVNANPMIEKSDVFVTIDGVLKAVVKQKTPIARVFDGQRSFYIDYKGSTMPLSANFTARVPLVFGMLNQKNKEALVGLFRKIYDDAFLKKNIIAIQIMPNGSLKMLNRNFDFQIDFGGTINVNQKINNYKAFFQKAIVDSSLYKYKKIDLRFTDQVVCTK, encoded by the coding sequence ATGAAAAAAATTAATTGGATAACGATTCGATTAGTACTCATGTTTGGGGTAGTTATTTTCTTATTTTCGTTTACTTCCAATAGAAATGGAAATAGAAAATTAGTGGGTTCTAAAATATTTTTTGTCGAAGAAAACAACCCATTCATTAAACAAGAAACGGTTAATAAATTGTTAATAGAAAAAAACGGAGAGGCTTTAGCTATCCGAAAAGATAAATTAGATTTGAATAAATTAGAAAATGCCGTTAATGCAAACCCAATGATTGAAAAATCAGACGTATTTGTAACCATTGACGGAGTGCTAAAAGCAGTAGTAAAACAAAAAACGCCAATAGCAAGAGTTTTTGACGGTCAGCGTTCTTTTTATATTGATTACAAGGGAAGTACAATGCCGTTGTCGGCTAATTTTACAGCAAGAGTTCCGCTAGTTTTTGGGATGCTAAACCAAAAAAATAAAGAAGCTTTAGTAGGGTTATTTAGAAAAATTTATGACGATGCGTTTTTGAAAAAAAACATCATTGCCATACAAATTATGCCGAATGGTAGCTTAAAAATGCTAAATAGAAATTTTGATTTTCAAATTGATTTTGGAGGAACGATTAATGTGAATCAAAAAATTAATAATTACAAAGCATTTTTTCAAAAAGCCATTGTAGATAGTTCGTTGTATAAATATAAAAAAATAGATCTCCGTTTTACGGACCAAGTAGTTTGCACAAAATAA
- the murC gene encoding UDP-N-acetylmuramate--L-alanine ligase: MNLNQIHNVFFIGIGGIGMSALARYFKTIGKNVSGYDKTPSMLTDELIASGIDIHFEDRIDLIPAEYYVENTLVIITPAVPVTHSQWNYFLERDYEVKKRAEVLGIITKDTFCFAVAGTHGKTTTSSILGHILFESGADVTAFVGGIVENYNSNLIGTGKTVTVVEADEFDRSFLHLHPNIACVTSMDADHLDIYGTSEEIEASFVAFANKVEDKSQLFITNELPIEGVTCAVNEEAVYKAFNVRVGNGSYVFNVQTPTETIRDIAFGLPGRHNLMNALMALAMAKTFGTSSEAIAKALASFKGIRRRFSYQIKTPNLVYIDDYAHHPTEINAVHQAVRELYPNQKVLAVFQPHLFSRTKDFADDFAKSLSNFDEVVLLDIYPARELPMEGITSQWLMNKMTSEDKKLVSKEDLIPTILATDATIIVTIGAGDLGEMVPSIKNALYEKN, encoded by the coding sequence ATGAATTTAAATCAAATACATAACGTCTTTTTTATAGGAATCGGAGGAATTGGAATGAGTGCTTTGGCACGTTATTTTAAAACCATCGGGAAAAATGTTTCGGGTTATGATAAAACCCCTTCGATGTTGACCGATGAATTAATAGCAAGCGGAATCGATATTCATTTTGAAGACCGTATTGATTTAATTCCTGCGGAGTATTATGTAGAGAATACTTTAGTAATTATTACACCAGCTGTTCCAGTGACACATTCGCAATGGAATTATTTTTTAGAGCGCGATTACGAAGTAAAAAAACGTGCCGAAGTTTTAGGAATCATTACTAAAGATACCTTCTGTTTTGCAGTAGCCGGAACACACGGAAAAACAACTACTTCAAGTATTTTAGGTCATATTTTGTTTGAAAGTGGAGCGGATGTCACGGCTTTTGTGGGGGGTATTGTAGAAAACTACAATTCGAATTTGATTGGAACTGGAAAAACGGTCACAGTAGTTGAAGCAGATGAATTTGATCGTTCGTTCTTGCATTTACATCCCAATATTGCTTGTGTTACTTCTATGGATGCGGATCATTTGGATATTTATGGAACAAGTGAAGAAATCGAAGCGTCGTTTGTAGCGTTTGCCAATAAAGTAGAAGATAAAAGTCAATTGTTTATTACGAATGAATTGCCAATTGAAGGAGTGACCTGTGCAGTAAATGAAGAAGCAGTGTATAAAGCCTTTAATGTGCGAGTTGGAAATGGTAGTTATGTTTTTAATGTACAAACACCAACAGAAACGATACGCGATATTGCTTTCGGTTTGCCGGGCAGACACAATTTAATGAATGCGTTGATGGCTTTGGCTATGGCCAAAACCTTTGGAACTTCGTCAGAAGCGATTGCAAAAGCGTTGGCTTCATTTAAAGGAATTAGAAGACGTTTTTCCTATCAGATAAAAACACCAAATTTGGTATATATCGATGATTATGCACATCATCCTACAGAAATAAATGCAGTGCATCAAGCCGTTCGCGAATTGTATCCTAACCAAAAAGTATTGGCTGTTTTTCAACCGCATTTATTTAGTAGAACAAAAGATTTTGCAGATGATTTTGCCAAAAGTTTGTCCAATTTTGATGAAGTGGTGTTATTGGATATTTATCCAGCACGCGAATTGCCAATGGAAGGAATTACTTCGCAATGGTTGATGAACAAAATGACAAGTGAAGATAAAAAATTGGTATCCAAAGAAGATTTGATTCCGACAATTTTAGCAACAGACGCTACAATTATTGTAACGATTGGAGCGGGAGATTTAGGAGAGATGGTGCCATCAATAAAAAATGCATTGTATGAAAAAAATTAA
- the mraY gene encoding phospho-N-acetylmuramoyl-pentapeptide-transferase: protein MLYYLFEYLDKTLNIPGTGVFQYITFRSGLAFMLSLLLSTIYGKRIINFLRNQQVGETVRELGLAGQNEKAGTPTMGGLIIIFATLLPVILFAKLHNIYIVLLIVTTLWMGTIGFIDDYIKIFKKDKQGLKGIFKVFGQVGLGVIVGSVLYFSPAVTVLKNAANSPVIKQTTISSIVQAPVEVKSTATTIPFFKNNAFDYAEILAWTGEGYQNWAWLIFIPVVIFIITAVSNGANLTDGIDGLAAGTSAVSVLALGIFTFLSGNIIFSNYLNIMYIPNSGEMTVFISAFVGALIGFLWYNSYPASVFMGDTGSLTIGGIIAVLAIAVRKEMLIPLLCGIFLAENLSVVLQVAYFKYTKKRFGEGRRIFLMSPLHHHYQKKGYHESKIVTRFWIVAIMLAILSIVTLKLR from the coding sequence ATGCTGTATTACTTATTTGAATATTTAGATAAAACCTTGAATATACCAGGAACTGGAGTTTTTCAATATATTACGTTTAGATCGGGCTTAGCGTTTATGTTGTCATTGCTATTGTCTACTATTTATGGTAAGAGAATTATTAATTTTTTGCGCAATCAACAAGTAGGAGAAACTGTTCGCGAACTTGGGTTAGCAGGACAAAATGAAAAAGCAGGGACACCAACTATGGGTGGTTTGATTATCATTTTTGCAACCTTGTTGCCTGTTATATTGTTTGCCAAATTGCACAATATTTATATCGTATTGCTTATTGTAACTACTTTGTGGATGGGAACAATTGGGTTTATCGATGATTATATCAAAATTTTTAAGAAAGACAAACAAGGTCTAAAAGGTATTTTTAAAGTATTTGGACAAGTTGGATTAGGAGTAATAGTTGGGTCGGTATTGTATTTTAGTCCAGCGGTTACGGTATTAAAAAATGCTGCCAATTCTCCAGTTATTAAGCAAACTACCATCAGTTCAATAGTTCAAGCTCCTGTTGAAGTTAAATCAACAGCTACTACAATTCCTTTTTTTAAAAATAACGCATTTGATTATGCAGAAATCTTGGCTTGGACTGGCGAAGGCTATCAAAATTGGGCTTGGCTAATCTTTATTCCAGTCGTAATTTTTATTATTACAGCAGTATCTAACGGTGCGAATCTTACTGACGGTATTGACGGATTGGCAGCAGGAACTTCTGCAGTATCAGTTTTGGCATTGGGAATTTTTACTTTTCTTTCTGGAAACATCATTTTTTCGAATTATTTGAACATTATGTATATCCCAAATTCAGGAGAAATGACAGTATTTATTTCTGCTTTTGTCGGGGCATTGATTGGGTTTCTTTGGTACAATTCGTATCCAGCATCGGTTTTTATGGGGGATACAGGAAGTTTAACTATTGGAGGAATTATAGCAGTATTGGCAATAGCCGTTCGTAAAGAAATGCTAATTCCTTTGTTATGTGGAATTTTCTTAGCAGAGAATCTATCAGTAGTGCTTCAAGTAGCTTATTTCAAATACACCAAGAAACGTTTTGGCGAAGGCCGAAGAATATTTTTGATGTCGCCTTTGCATCACCATTATCAGAAAAAAGGGTATCACGAAAGTAAGATTGTTACCCGATTTTGGATTGTAGCAATTATGTTGGCCATTCTGTCCATTGTGACTTTAAAACTACGATAG